The following are encoded together in the Thalassolituus oleivorans MIL-1 genome:
- a CDS encoding ExbD/TolR family protein yields MKVNLAPSETSARDLSLFSFTNSKQQSDDNMIPLINIVFLLLIFFMVAGQIKAQPNKEIELPKSTQLTTADALPMRLELHANGELKLNGETVLPSQLTSLVSDNATAKIALFADGRATAKQLDILLNALGDSSNIEIKLFTMATQQ; encoded by the coding sequence ATGAAGGTTAACTTAGCGCCATCCGAAACATCTGCGAGGGATCTTTCATTATTTTCGTTTACCAACAGTAAGCAGCAATCCGACGACAATATGATTCCACTGATTAATATTGTGTTTTTATTGCTTATATTTTTTATGGTAGCAGGGCAAATAAAAGCTCAGCCCAACAAAGAAATTGAATTACCTAAGAGCACGCAACTAACAACCGCCGATGCCTTGCCCATGCGCTTAGAGTTGCACGCTAATGGTGAACTCAAGCTCAATGGTGAAACCGTTCTGCCATCGCAACTAACCAGCTTAGTTAGCGACAACGCAACTGCCAAGATTGCACTTTTTGCCGATGGTAGAGCAACTGCCAAGCAGCTGGATATTTTACTAAACGCCTTGGGTGACAGTAGCAATATCGAGATAAAGCTTTTCACTATGGCGACCCAACAATGA
- a CDS encoding alpha-hydroxy acid oxidase yields MNHTASLNYIPTDIVSVSDYERYAREALAYDVLEYINAGVADDITLDRNRIAFDAMSIYNRVLNDFSHSSTQVELFSGRLKQTLSHPILLAPVAHQTLIHADGEIATAQAAAALNIPMIVSTLASKRLEDIAQHAGPHWFQLYWQPCRDANLELINRAIDSGYSAIVITLDAPVNGLRNRPQRAGFLLPNDININLRDLPQAATKTLNPSDSIILNGFMSDAPNQNDLVWLRQQVKLPLIAKGISHPQDAILLKKLGFDGVVVSNHGGRTLDTLPASIELLPAIRAAVGDDFTVLLDSGIRRGSDIFKAMALGANAVLIGRPQLWALATAGALGVAHMLKLLRDEFEITMALAGCSNIENINAESLFTRQA; encoded by the coding sequence ATGAACCACACAGCGTCGCTCAATTATATCCCTACTGATATCGTTAGTGTGAGCGACTACGAGCGTTACGCTCGCGAGGCATTAGCTTACGATGTGCTGGAATATATCAATGCTGGCGTAGCCGACGATATTACGCTCGACCGTAATCGTATAGCGTTTGATGCAATGTCGATCTACAACCGTGTACTGAATGATTTTTCTCATAGCAGCACACAGGTTGAATTATTTTCAGGCCGTCTAAAACAAACCTTATCCCATCCAATATTATTGGCGCCCGTCGCTCATCAAACTCTGATTCATGCTGATGGCGAAATAGCCACAGCACAAGCAGCCGCCGCGCTGAATATACCTATGATTGTGAGTACACTTGCCAGTAAACGGCTAGAAGATATCGCCCAACATGCCGGGCCACACTGGTTTCAACTGTATTGGCAGCCTTGCCGAGACGCCAATCTAGAATTAATAAATCGCGCTATTGATAGCGGTTACAGCGCTATTGTTATTACTCTCGATGCACCGGTTAACGGCTTACGAAATCGCCCTCAAAGAGCCGGATTTTTATTGCCTAACGATATCAATATTAATCTCCGCGACTTGCCGCAAGCCGCCACTAAAACGTTAAATCCAAGCGATAGCATTATTCTTAACGGTTTTATGAGCGATGCACCCAACCAAAACGATTTAGTCTGGTTACGGCAGCAGGTTAAATTGCCTTTAATAGCTAAGGGAATTAGCCATCCGCAAGATGCAATCCTGTTAAAAAAGTTAGGGTTCGATGGTGTTGTGGTATCGAATCATGGTGGCCGTACACTTGATACCTTACCCGCCAGCATTGAATTACTTCCCGCTATTCGAGCTGCCGTTGGAGATGATTTCACCGTATTGTTGGATAGCGGCATTCGACGCGGCAGTGATATTTTCAAAGCCATGGCTCTGGGTGCTAACGCCGTACTGATTGGTCGCCCACAATTATGGGCATTGGCAACAGCGGGGGCACTCGGCGTCGCTCATATGCTGAAATTACTGCGTGATGAGTTTGAAATTACTATGGCATTGGCAGGCTGTAGTAACATCGAAAACATTAATGCCGAATCACTTTTTACGCGTCAAGCTTAA
- a CDS encoding TonB family protein — MSALRWVLAGSTALILHGAVWYAISVNANTSEGDAMDTGEMGIDLGVGQLGSYADIQERLTQLERPTPVVKKIPEKPIEIKKLIQKKPIIEAKDLANNSFKVEEIKPKEKSPAEEIPVEQPNDEREETLPEPEVKAAPVQAAVKATGKAEQSQSGGVRGSAKNYKNQLNRWLAKYKRYPSAAKKEKQEGIVRIAFTMDRQGNVLNRQVDTSSGYPYLDAAALKMFDDANPLPPVPDNFAPGRMELPLVMPIDFTLITNTSFGD; from the coding sequence ATGAGTGCTTTGCGTTGGGTTTTAGCGGGTTCTACAGCGCTTATTTTGCACGGTGCCGTTTGGTATGCCATCTCGGTAAACGCCAACACATCTGAAGGTGATGCGATGGATACCGGTGAGATGGGCATCGACTTAGGCGTTGGCCAACTTGGCTCTTATGCCGATATTCAAGAGCGTTTAACACAATTAGAACGCCCGACTCCGGTCGTGAAAAAAATACCTGAAAAACCGATAGAAATTAAAAAACTTATACAAAAGAAACCCATAATCGAAGCAAAAGATTTAGCTAATAACAGCTTTAAAGTTGAAGAAATAAAACCGAAAGAAAAATCACCAGCAGAAGAAATTCCTGTTGAGCAACCAAATGATGAGAGAGAAGAAACTCTGCCAGAACCGGAAGTAAAAGCGGCACCAGTACAAGCTGCCGTTAAAGCAACGGGGAAAGCCGAGCAGAGTCAAAGCGGCGGTGTACGCGGCAGCGCAAAAAACTACAAAAACCAACTTAATCGTTGGTTAGCAAAATATAAGCGCTATCCGTCTGCGGCTAAAAAAGAAAAGCAAGAAGGCATAGTCCGTATTGCTTTCACCATGGATCGACAAGGCAATGTGCTAAATCGTCAGGTGGATACCTCTAGCGGATATCCCTACCTCGATGCCGCAGCATTAAAAATGTTCGACGACGCGAATCCTCTACCGCCGGTGCCGGATAACTTTGCACCGGGACGGATGGAGCTACCACTCGTTATGCCGATCGATTTCACGCTTATTACCAACACATCATTTGGGGACTAA
- a CDS encoding MotA/TolQ/ExbB proton channel family protein, with product MITLLNFIDSIGGPVVAILILFSIAATTLILLKLAATLVQLPARNSTPKRLLAHLQMGELKQLRLLAQRQRNPHSQLIGDAVELLQEQTLSKNDTQSEVIRKARDVAHAYSNYLRPLEVIATLAPLLGLFGTVLGMIEAFKAMELAGAQVDPAVLSGGIWQALLTTAVGLGVAIPVSLIHSLFERRAEQQVHNLQDDIGQVFTYFARHTASETATTSVSQRSAS from the coding sequence ATGATCACATTACTTAATTTCATTGATTCTATCGGCGGCCCAGTGGTTGCCATTCTCATTCTATTCTCGATCGCTGCCACCACTCTAATTCTGCTCAAGTTGGCAGCAACGCTTGTGCAATTGCCCGCACGCAATAGCACGCCAAAGCGCTTGCTGGCTCACTTGCAAATGGGGGAACTGAAACAATTACGTCTACTTGCACAGCGTCAACGCAACCCGCATAGCCAGCTTATCGGCGATGCCGTAGAGCTACTTCAAGAGCAAACTCTGTCGAAAAACGATACCCAATCCGAAGTTATCCGCAAAGCTCGTGATGTGGCACATGCATACAGTAACTACCTACGCCCGCTTGAGGTCATCGCTACGTTAGCACCCCTACTCGGTCTATTTGGCACGGTACTCGGCATGATTGAAGCGTTTAAGGCAATGGAACTTGCCGGCGCTCAAGTTGATCCGGCGGTTCTATCTGGTGGTATTTGGCAAGCTTTACTGACCACAGCGGTTGGTCTTGGTGTGGCGATTCCCGTATCACTTATTCACAGCCTATTTGAACGTCGAGCAGAGCAACAAGTACATAATTTGCAGGATGATATTGGCCAAGTATTCACCTACTTCGCCCGTCACACAGCCAGCGAAACCGCTACAACTTCTGTGAGTCAGCGTAGCGCGTCATGA
- a CDS encoding ExbD/TolR family protein — protein sequence MNNMFSLSTSARRARPISLTALIDVVFILLMFFMLTSSFSQWQMLDLTIPSTHQAAKDDVPPVIIVYSDDIGLLTDTLKRPINISDLPMQLTGEALTKPIILSAEEAVSLSQIIATYEQLKQLGFNTIHTSQAIKSTTQGDENEG from the coding sequence ATGAATAATATGTTTTCTTTAAGTACCTCAGCGCGGCGTGCTAGACCGATTAGCTTAACCGCGCTCATTGATGTGGTATTTATTTTACTCATGTTTTTTATGCTGACATCGAGTTTTAGTCAGTGGCAGATGCTTGACCTAACCATACCGAGTACGCATCAAGCTGCTAAGGACGATGTACCGCCGGTAATTATTGTATACAGCGATGATATCGGATTACTTACGGACACGCTAAAACGACCTATTAATATAAGCGATTTACCGATGCAACTCACAGGCGAAGCGTTAACTAAACCTATCATTTTAAGCGCTGAAGAGGCTGTATCACTCAGTCAAATAATTGCAACGTACGAACAGTTAAAACAACTCGGTTTTAACACTATTCATACTAGTCAGGCGATCAAAAGCACGACCCAAGGTGATGAAAATGAAGGTTAA
- a CDS encoding helix-turn-helix transcriptional regulator, producing the protein MSMEGKAVAMFLRPLASLLVARNIAPEPIFSQFGISLADTRNTEAMVDTTKSYALLDEVERLLDDPSLGINMARESEYSTFGGLGLALSAGGSLLSVLQRIVRFHRLISNVVNLELDIEDDRVAIRFVPNEGFEPHHQGIQFVMASLVRMVRIRIDAKLNPIEVHAPAINELFLDRMSRYFRVKVQAADHFTLVFARHAVNAELQSSEPQMAAMLDATLSERLAQQEKGSLVIQLSLWVEGQLPEGEPSLTDAAEQFHMSVRSLQRRLTEEDLTWQKLLERTRRTLVERHLRIPGTSVTQLAFLLGFSDVSAFSRAFKKWYGVSPSQFNKPSE; encoded by the coding sequence ATGTCGATGGAAGGCAAAGCCGTTGCCATGTTCTTGCGCCCACTTGCCAGCTTGCTGGTAGCGCGCAACATAGCCCCTGAGCCGATATTTAGCCAGTTTGGGATTAGCTTGGCGGATACCCGCAATACTGAAGCTATGGTCGATACCACTAAGTCTTATGCCTTGTTGGATGAGGTTGAGCGCTTACTCGATGACCCGTCGCTGGGAATTAATATGGCGCGTGAGAGCGAATACTCGACCTTTGGTGGTTTGGGCTTAGCATTATCTGCCGGTGGCAGTTTGTTGAGTGTGTTGCAGCGTATTGTGCGTTTTCATCGTTTAATCAGTAATGTCGTTAATCTTGAATTGGATATTGAGGACGACCGAGTGGCTATTCGATTTGTGCCGAATGAAGGGTTTGAGCCGCATCACCAAGGTATTCAATTTGTTATGGCCAGTCTTGTCCGTATGGTGCGTATTCGAATTGACGCAAAATTAAATCCAATTGAAGTGCATGCTCCAGCGATTAATGAATTATTTTTAGATCGTATGAGCCGCTATTTTCGCGTTAAGGTGCAAGCGGCGGATCATTTTACATTGGTATTTGCACGCCACGCTGTTAATGCGGAACTGCAATCGAGCGAGCCTCAAATGGCGGCGATGTTAGATGCAACACTGAGTGAGCGATTAGCCCAGCAAGAAAAGGGTTCATTGGTTATTCAGTTATCTCTATGGGTAGAAGGGCAGTTGCCCGAAGGAGAGCCGTCATTAACGGATGCTGCAGAACAATTTCATATGAGTGTACGTAGTTTACAGCGGCGCTTAACGGAAGAAGACTTAACATGGCAGAAGTTATTAGAACGTACGCGCAGAACATTGGTTGAACGGCACTTACGTATTCCTGGTACGAGTGTTACGCAATTAGCGTTTTTACTCGGATTTTCTGATGTTAGTGCTTTTTCTCGGGCATTTAAAAAATGGTATGGCGTATCGCCGAGTCAATTTAATAAGCCGTCTGAATAG
- a CDS encoding Fe2+-dependent dioxygenase, which yields MLLPIENIIRRDDALALHQALEQAPWVEGIRTAGGIAANVKANLQLDETSALAQQLAQAVLDAVRQHPLFISATLPQKIFPPRFNCYQNSGHYGLHIDSAIMTLPDGQAMRTDISATLFLSDADEYDGGELTIETQYGAQEVKLNAGDLILYPSTSLHEVKPVIRGKRLAAFFWIQSMVANAIQREQLFELDQSIQVLTQDRGSADNEVRRLSGLYHNLLRGWASV from the coding sequence ATGTTGTTGCCAATCGAAAACATCATTCGCCGCGACGATGCGTTAGCCTTACACCAAGCGCTCGAACAAGCGCCTTGGGTCGAGGGAATACGCACCGCTGGCGGTATAGCGGCGAATGTTAAAGCCAACCTGCAGCTTGATGAAACCAGTGCTCTAGCCCAGCAATTAGCTCAAGCGGTACTGGATGCAGTACGGCAACATCCTTTGTTTATTTCTGCGACGTTACCGCAAAAAATCTTTCCGCCTCGTTTTAATTGTTATCAGAATAGTGGTCATTACGGCTTGCATATTGATAGCGCCATAATGACACTGCCCGACGGTCAAGCAATGCGTACCGATATTTCCGCAACGTTATTTTTAAGTGATGCCGATGAATACGATGGCGGCGAATTGACCATAGAAACTCAATACGGTGCGCAAGAGGTGAAATTAAACGCTGGTGATTTAATCTTATATCCCTCCACCAGCTTGCATGAAGTCAAACCTGTAATCCGAGGTAAGCGCTTAGCGGCTTTCTTTTGGATACAAAGCATGGTCGCGAATGCCATTCAACGTGAGCAATTATTTGAATTAGACCAATCTATTCAGGTATTAACCCAAGACCGGGGCAGTGCCGATAATGAAGTACGACGTTTGAGTGGCCTTTACCACAACTTATTGCGCGGCTGGGCCAGCGTGTAA
- a CDS encoding TonB-dependent receptor yields MDKKTAKSSGKLTLRTTRLAPGATTLSIGLPALLLGSLPLANMAMADDTIMLDTMQVEERTVDTNPYAEPGAPYKAKVSGDSRHVKDIAETPQTMTVLTQTQIQESGRSDLKDILDAQPGITLGTGENGNAFGDRYVIRGHEARSDVFVDGLRDPGMTTRESFAVEQVEITKGPSSTFAGRGSTGGAVNSITKQASSEYDFNKVEAGLGTDNYRRITLDTNRSINDDLAVRANVLHSYEEIPDRDPNDKERNGLALSGAYQATDKLKIIADYYHLSAFENNDIGSYIDRTTGKVNDDIPAYAQKQDFIKSRVDTVTLRAEYELNDNLRIENSMRHGTTNNGYVVTGARGTSRDVTDPAGDIATISLSTHQGWQEVEYFANQLNLFIDTEIAGMAHQFVVGGEYSKHDVLNGVYSVTNEGDSNCLVSGRGGVSNGYCLQDENGNYIDNIDTLMGRNINKGAADSDYQIDTISLYVMDTIDITDEFSVFAGVRADTFEYKNIVTGRDGSDTTYEYDDTLWNGHIGTMYDITDNGNVYLTYSTSANINGGESDVGGNCGYGGLCSSAESVDKAKPEKVENIELGTKWNLLNEKLLATAALFQVTKDDVMEGTDYDTAGTYNTGKNRVKGVEFSLVGNITERLSTQLGMALMKSEILKTAATSGGEPVEPGGRLANFANRSAFAQVRYQLTDKFSFGAAANHSSEVYVGQPDSTASEDLRVPSYTIFDAFASYEFNEQLNARVNVANLTDKDYYLTAYRSGAFAYIGDARNAQLTVAYEF; encoded by the coding sequence ATGGATAAGAAAACAGCAAAGAGCAGCGGTAAGCTGACGCTGCGCACCACCCGACTTGCACCCGGCGCCACTACATTGAGCATAGGGTTGCCAGCATTACTATTGGGATCTCTGCCTCTTGCGAATATGGCAATGGCTGACGATACCATCATGCTTGATACCATGCAGGTTGAAGAGCGCACCGTGGATACCAATCCATACGCCGAGCCTGGCGCTCCATATAAAGCTAAAGTCTCTGGCGATAGCCGTCATGTCAAAGATATTGCTGAGACACCACAAACAATGACCGTACTGACCCAGACTCAAATTCAAGAATCTGGTCGGAGTGACCTAAAGGACATACTGGACGCGCAGCCGGGTATTACTTTAGGTACTGGAGAAAACGGTAATGCCTTCGGTGATCGCTACGTTATTCGTGGCCACGAAGCTCGTTCTGATGTGTTTGTCGATGGCCTGCGCGATCCTGGTATGACAACACGCGAGAGCTTTGCGGTAGAACAAGTTGAAATCACCAAAGGGCCAAGTTCAACGTTTGCAGGCCGTGGCTCAACAGGTGGTGCAGTGAATAGCATTACCAAACAAGCCAGCAGCGAATACGACTTCAACAAAGTGGAAGCTGGATTAGGTACGGATAATTACCGTCGTATTACTTTAGATACCAACCGAAGTATTAACGACGACTTAGCCGTACGTGCCAACGTATTACATAGCTATGAGGAGATTCCTGATCGTGATCCAAACGATAAAGAACGCAATGGTCTAGCATTATCTGGCGCTTACCAAGCGACTGATAAACTAAAAATCATCGCTGACTACTACCACTTAAGTGCGTTCGAAAATAATGATATTGGTAGTTACATTGATAGAACGACAGGAAAAGTGAATGACGATATTCCTGCCTACGCACAAAAACAGGATTTTATTAAATCTCGCGTTGATACCGTTACTTTACGTGCTGAATACGAGCTCAATGATAACCTGCGTATAGAAAACTCTATGCGTCATGGCACCACCAATAACGGCTACGTCGTTACCGGTGCTCGTGGAACTAGTCGCGATGTTACCGATCCTGCAGGTGACATAGCCACCATTTCACTAAGCACGCACCAAGGCTGGCAAGAAGTAGAATACTTTGCCAATCAATTAAACCTTTTCATTGATACTGAAATTGCTGGGATGGCTCATCAATTTGTTGTGGGTGGTGAATACTCTAAACACGATGTATTAAATGGTGTTTATAGCGTTACTAATGAAGGCGACTCTAACTGTCTGGTTTCTGGTCGCGGTGGTGTTTCCAATGGTTATTGTTTACAGGATGAAAATGGCAACTACATTGATAACATCGATACCTTAATGGGTCGTAATATCAATAAGGGTGCTGCCGACTCCGACTACCAAATTGATACCATTTCACTTTATGTTATGGACACTATTGATATCACCGATGAATTTTCCGTATTTGCTGGCGTGCGCGCTGATACCTTTGAATACAAGAATATTGTTACCGGTCGAGATGGCTCAGATACCACTTATGAATACGACGATACCCTATGGAACGGTCACATAGGCACCATGTATGACATTACCGATAACGGTAATGTTTACCTAACGTACAGTACGTCGGCCAACATTAATGGTGGTGAGTCTGATGTGGGTGGTAACTGCGGTTACGGCGGTTTGTGTTCAAGCGCAGAAAGCGTCGACAAAGCAAAACCAGAAAAAGTAGAGAATATTGAACTAGGTACCAAGTGGAACTTACTCAATGAAAAACTACTAGCAACGGCTGCCTTATTCCAAGTAACCAAAGACGACGTAATGGAAGGCACTGATTACGATACCGCAGGCACCTATAATACCGGTAAGAACCGAGTTAAAGGGGTTGAATTCTCACTAGTCGGTAACATTACCGAACGCTTGAGCACTCAGTTAGGTATGGCATTAATGAAGTCGGAAATTCTAAAAACCGCTGCAACGTCAGGTGGCGAACCTGTAGAACCTGGTGGCCGCTTAGCCAATTTTGCAAACCGTTCTGCCTTTGCTCAAGTGCGTTATCAGCTAACCGATAAATTCAGTTTTGGTGCAGCCGCGAATCATTCGAGTGAAGTGTATGTTGGCCAGCCAGACAGCACGGCCAGTGAAGATCTTCGTGTTCCGTCTTATACCATCTTTGATGCGTTCGCGAGTTATGAATTTAACGAGCAACTGAATGCCCGCGTTAACGTGGCAAACCTCACGGATAAAGATTACTACTTAACGGCCTATCGTAGTGGCGCCTTTGCCTACATTGGTGATGCACGCAATGCGCAACTAACGGTAGCCTATGAGTTTTAA